A stretch of the Bacteroidales bacterium genome encodes the following:
- a CDS encoding methyltransferase domain-containing protein yields the protein MIFKRLRKKRWRYIERKKIKKIIIHSKEVNVIIGAGDTKYDNWINTDYPFFDITNKKHWEYLFNNKKANRILSEHVLEHFYENEVKFILQQVYLYLQPTGNIRIAVPDSNHPNPDYIEYVRPGGSGAGADDHKSFWNYKTLGNLLQNIGYKVNLLEYCDGNNKIIFKDFNNNNGIIQRSFSKGFKCDIKDYSSLIIDAYK from the coding sequence ATGATTTTTAAAAGGCTTAGAAAAAAAAGGTGGAGATATATTGAAAGGAAAAAAATCAAAAAGATAATTATACATTCTAAAGAAGTAAATGTAATAATTGGTGCTGGAGATACAAAATATGACAACTGGATTAATACAGATTACCCATTCTTTGATATTACAAACAAAAAACATTGGGAATATCTATTTAACAACAAAAAAGCAAATAGGATATTAAGCGAACACGTATTAGAACATTTTTACGAAAATGAAGTGAAATTTATTTTACAACAAGTATATCTATACCTACAGCCAACAGGAAATATTAGAATAGCTGTTCCTGATAGCAATCATCCTAACCCTGATTATATTGAATATGTACGTCCTGGAGGAAGTGGTGCAGGAGCAGATGACCATAAAAGTTTTTGGAACTATAAAACTTTAGGTAATCTACTTCAAAATATTGGTTATAAGGTAAATTTATTAGAATATTGTGATGGTAATAATAAAATAATCTTTAAAGACTTTAATAATAACAATGGAATTATTCAACGTTCTTTTTCAAAAGGATTTAAATGTGATATTAAAGATTATTCATCTCTTATAATTGATGCATATAAATAA
- a CDS encoding glycosyltransferase, with the protein MNQFHKISIITPSYNQGQYIEQTIDSVLSQNYPNIEYIIIDGGSTDNTVEIIKKYEKHLKYWVSEPDKGQSDAINKGLKHITGEIVNWINSDDYYNNGVFKLLNELFSDPKINVVCGRSRIFKNNKTIKYTNGTDVYENNLAKTIGWARIDQPETFFRKSVLDEISPINTSLHYIMDRDIWIKYLLKYGLNNIIKTNETFVNFRYHTNSKTISLNKEFNIERNSYFNALSTAIGNNFISSKLKQLYKINDINLNYLIKDNKVLIINAINYFILLLIYEEYEKNNYNLVTELLKILNKKSLLQEDIKYLKKVEFKKKFLPVFIKNIIKRK; encoded by the coding sequence ATGAACCAATTTCATAAAATATCTATAATAACACCATCCTATAATCAAGGACAATATATTGAACAAACTATAGATTCGGTATTAAGCCAGAATTATCCTAATATAGAATATATTATTATAGATGGTGGCAGTACTGACAATACTGTTGAAATTATTAAAAAATATGAAAAACATCTTAAATATTGGGTTAGTGAACCTGATAAAGGACAAAGTGATGCAATAAACAAAGGATTGAAACATATTACAGGGGAAATTGTAAATTGGATTAATTCAGATGATTATTATAATAACGGCGTTTTTAAATTGTTAAATGAATTATTCTCTGACCCAAAAATAAATGTTGTTTGTGGTAGAAGCAGAATATTTAAAAATAATAAAACCATTAAATATACTAACGGAACTGATGTTTATGAAAATAATCTTGCAAAAACAATAGGCTGGGCTAGAATTGACCAACCGGAAACATTTTTCAGAAAATCTGTTTTAGATGAAATCTCTCCTATAAACACATCCCTGCATTATATTATGGATAGAGATATATGGATAAAATATTTATTAAAATATGGTCTGAATAATATTATTAAAACAAATGAAACTTTTGTAAATTTTCGATATCACACAAACTCAAAAACAATTTCTCTAAATAAAGAATTTAATATAGAACGAAACAGCTATTTTAATGCTTTATCTACAGCAATCGGGAATAATTTTATTTCCAGTAAATTAAAACAATTATATAAAATCAATGATATTAATCTTAACTATTTAATAAAAGACAATAAGGTTCTTATAATCAATGCTATAAATTATTTCATTTTGCTTTTAATTTATGAAGAGTATGAAAAAAATAATTATAATTTAGTAACCGAACTTTTAAAAATACTGAATAAAAAATCTTTATTACAAGAGGATATTAAATATTTAAAAAAAGTTGAATTTAAAAAGAAATTTCTTCCTGTTTTTATTAAAAATATTATCAAAAGAAAATGA
- a CDS encoding glycosyltransferase family 2 protein has product MNISVIIPTYNGADKIEKILQSLEKQTFQNFEIIVGIDGSTDNTKEILEKQSYLLRERLIIFEQENKGRAVIRNNAAKKAKSNLLVFFDDDMIPNENSIEKHYSHHLINKISILGGNQLDKYEGKVIDFLKFKEYLSKKWMSIYGNKVSLLRKDNLFVTAANFSISKTLFFNLGGFDERLTDAEDWDLSVRALEQGIDIYFDPENIAYHNDYVTCKKYILRQRQYLQAHKTLETLKPQLYSNKYKRNIIIKFSLFKNILFIVFANKFNVCLIDNFNIYKILPKYIRYKIYDIIVTGLGKIYINKNI; this is encoded by the coding sequence ATGAATATATCTGTTATTATACCTACATATAATGGAGCTGATAAGATAGAAAAAATCTTACAATCACTGGAAAAACAAACATTTCAAAATTTTGAAATAATAGTTGGTATAGATGGTTCAACCGACAACACAAAAGAAATTTTAGAAAAACAAAGCTATTTACTAAGAGAAAGATTAATTATTTTTGAACAAGAAAACAAAGGAAGGGCAGTAATAAGGAATAATGCTGCAAAGAAAGCCAAAAGTAATTTATTGGTTTTTTTTGATGATGATATGATTCCTAATGAAAACAGTATTGAAAAACATTATAGCCACCATTTAATAAATAAAATTTCTATTCTTGGGGGAAACCAACTTGACAAATATGAAGGAAAAGTTATTGATTTTTTAAAATTCAAAGAATATCTCAGCAAAAAATGGATGTCTATTTATGGTAATAAAGTTTCTTTATTAAGAAAAGATAATTTATTTGTTACTGCTGCAAATTTTTCTATTTCAAAAACGCTATTCTTTAATCTTGGTGGGTTTGATGAAAGATTAACCGATGCAGAAGATTGGGATTTAAGCGTAAGAGCACTTGAACAAGGTATTGATATTTATTTTGACCCTGAAAATATAGCATATCATAATGACTATGTTACTTGTAAAAAATATATATTAAGACAGCGACAATATTTACAAGCTCATAAAACTTTAGAAACATTAAAACCACAATTATATTCAAATAAATATAAACGAAATATTATAATTAAATTTAGTTTATTTAAAAATATACTTTTTATAGTTTTTGCCAATAAATTTAATGTTTGCTTAATTGACAATTTTAATATTTATAAGATTCTGCCAAAATATATTCGATATAAAATATATGATATAATTGTTACAGGCTTAGGAAAAATTTATATAAATAAAAACATTTGA
- a CDS encoding glycosyltransferase, translated as MKTKATFIISNINKALAFEWIAEYLDKEKFELSFILLNKENSELEKYLKNNNIPVYRIKLNNKKSYPVVFIKLLRLLIKIKPALIHTHLRDANFLGLFAGKILRIKKRIYTRHHSTYNIKYHHKAVKWDRFVNWLSTDIVAISKNVSNVLQKYENVNPSKIHLLHHGFKLDEFQNVNKKRIEKLQIKYKTDNKHPVIGVIARYIELKGHKYIVPAFKKILKEYPNAFFIFANTNGPDKEEISSLIRNNLPEDTYVEIKFEKDLFALYKLFNIYVHTPIDPETEAFGQTYVEALAAGIPSVFTLSGVAPEFIKDRKNALVIDYKNSNELYNKISELINDPSLKDKLKNNSFSTLNNFTLKLFIEKLEKLYDI; from the coding sequence TTGAAAACAAAAGCAACTTTCATCATTTCAAATATTAACAAAGCCCTTGCCTTTGAATGGATTGCCGAATATCTTGATAAAGAGAAATTTGAATTGTCTTTTATTCTTTTAAATAAAGAAAATTCAGAACTTGAAAAATATTTGAAAAATAATAATATTCCTGTTTACAGAATCAAATTAAACAACAAAAAATCTTATCCTGTTGTTTTTATTAAACTATTACGATTATTAATTAAGATTAAACCTGCTCTTATTCATACACACTTAAGAGATGCGAATTTTCTCGGCTTATTTGCAGGCAAAATACTACGAATAAAAAAAAGGATTTACACACGTCATCATTCAACATATAATATAAAATATCACCATAAAGCTGTTAAGTGGGACAGGTTTGTTAATTGGTTGTCAACTGATATTGTAGCTATTTCAAAAAATGTATCAAATGTATTACAAAAATATGAAAATGTAAATCCTTCAAAAATCCATCTGCTCCATCATGGCTTTAAATTAGATGAATTTCAAAATGTTAATAAAAAAAGAATTGAAAAACTTCAAATAAAGTATAAAACCGACAATAAACATCCTGTTATTGGTGTAATTGCAAGATATATTGAATTAAAAGGGCATAAATATATTGTGCCGGCTTTCAAGAAAATATTAAAAGAATATCCAAATGCCTTTTTTATTTTTGCCAACACAAACGGACCTGATAAAGAAGAAATATCAAGCTTAATTCGAAATAATCTTCCAGAAGATACTTATGTTGAAATAAAATTTGAAAAAGATTTGTTTGCACTTTATAAATTGTTTAATATTTACGTCCACACTCCTATTGACCCTGAAACAGAAGCATTTGGACAAACTTATGTTGAAGCTTTAGCTGCAGGGATTCCATCTGTTTTTACATTATCAGGTGTAGCTCCTGAATTTATTAAAGACAGGAAAAATGCTTTGGTAATTGATTATAAGAACTCTAATGAATTATATAATAAAATTTCTGAATTAATTAATGATCCATCTTTAAAAGATAAATTAAAAAATAATTCTTTTTCAACACTAAATAATTTTACATTAAAATTATTCATTGAAAAACTTGAGAAATTATATGACATTTAA
- a CDS encoding FkbM family methyltransferase: MIRYFEYWLVKKTQWKEYNSSICKLAPNYYQYSKNTYRKVNRNGINYLLDISDIVDYYVYWGFREKAHEKMYSICNIDDIILDVGTNIGSVLMNLAKIAKNGQVHGFEPSNVNYQKAIYNLKLNNFSNIKLNNLALGKSDDFGHISIIDEHNLGKNKIINIKNHNDYKNTEKIKIISIDKYYKELKLEKIDVIKIDTEGYEYNVLQGASYVLNKFHPKLLVEIDDTNLKEQNSSPIEILKFLWNFGYKCYNTENDTIVNETFNFKNCHFDILAIIN; the protein is encoded by the coding sequence ATGATTCGGTACTTTGAATATTGGCTTGTAAAAAAAACTCAATGGAAAGAATATAATTCATCAATATGTAAACTCGCTCCAAATTATTATCAATATTCAAAAAACACATATAGAAAGGTTAATCGAAATGGAATTAATTATTTATTAGATATAAGTGATATCGTTGATTATTACGTTTATTGGGGTTTTAGAGAAAAAGCTCACGAAAAAATGTATTCTATTTGTAATATAGATGATATAATACTTGATGTAGGCACTAATATTGGGTCTGTATTGATGAATTTAGCAAAAATTGCAAAAAACGGGCAAGTTCATGGATTTGAACCAAGTAATGTGAATTATCAAAAAGCTATATATAATTTGAAATTAAATAATTTTTCAAATATTAAATTGAATAATTTAGCTTTAGGAAAATCTGATGATTTTGGACATATAAGCATTATTGATGAACACAACTTAGGAAAAAACAAGATAATAAATATAAAAAATCATAATGATTATAAAAATACCGAAAAGATTAAAATTATTAGCATTGATAAGTATTATAAAGAACTAAAACTTGAAAAAATTGATGTAATTAAAATTGACACCGAAGGATATGAATACAATGTTCTTCAGGGAGCTTCGTATGTGTTAAATAAGTTTCACCCAAAACTTTTAGTTGAAATAGATGACACAAATTTAAAGGAGCAAAATTCATCTCCAATTGAAATATTAAAATTTTTATGGAATTTTGGATATAAATGTTATAATACCGAAAACGATACTATTGTAAATGAAACATTTAATTTTAAAAATTGCCATTTTGATATACTTGCAATCATTAATTAA
- a CDS encoding NAD-dependent epimerase/dehydratase family protein produces MLKNKILVTGGAGFIASSLAEKLIKDKKNYVVIVDNLLTGNLKKLPNLPKNNWQFIKCDVNNYRDIAEVMLSFKFDYVFHYAAVVGVKRTQENPISVLNDINGINNILGLLKNTGVKRVFFSSSSEIYGDPVEIPQNVYTTPLNSRLPYAIVKNVGEAFIKSYNQEYGFDYTIFRFFNTYGAKQSRDFVISKFLIKALNNDDITIYGDGKQTRTFCYIDDNIDACLKALYNKKVVNDVINVGGSKEISILELAKTIINLTNSKSKIVHLPPLKEGDMKRRKPDNAHMKKLLNKELITLEEGINRILKEGLFELNN; encoded by the coding sequence ATGTTAAAAAATAAAATATTAGTTACAGGAGGAGCCGGTTTTATAGCAAGTTCATTAGCCGAAAAATTAATTAAAGATAAAAAAAATTATGTAGTTATAGTTGATAATCTTTTAACTGGAAACTTAAAAAAACTTCCCAACCTTCCTAAAAATAATTGGCAATTTATTAAATGTGATGTTAATAATTATAGAGACATAGCTGAGGTAATGTTATCGTTCAAGTTTGATTATGTTTTTCATTATGCTGCCGTAGTGGGTGTTAAACGAACACAGGAAAATCCTATTAGTGTTTTAAATGATATTAACGGAATAAACAATATTCTTGGATTATTAAAAAATACAGGTGTTAAAAGAGTGTTTTTTTCTTCCTCGTCAGAAATATATGGAGACCCTGTTGAAATTCCTCAAAACGTTTACACTACTCCTTTAAATTCAAGATTACCTTATGCTATAGTAAAAAATGTTGGTGAAGCATTTATTAAGTCATATAATCAGGAATATGGATTTGATTATACGATATTCAGATTTTTTAATACATACGGAGCAAAACAAAGTCGCGATTTTGTAATCAGCAAGTTCCTTATCAAAGCACTTAATAATGATGATATTACTATTTATGGCGATGGTAAACAAACAAGAACTTTTTGTTATATTGATGATAATATTGATGCTTGTTTAAAAGCGTTGTATAATAAAAAAGTTGTAAATGATGTAATAAATGTCGGGGGAAGTAAAGAAATTTCAATTCTTGAACTTGCAAAAACCATAATTAATTTAACTAATTCAAAATCAAAAATAGTTCATTTGCCTCCGCTAAAAGAAGGTGATATGAAAAGGCGAAAACCCGACAATGCTCACATGAAAAAACTCCTTAACAAAGAACTGATTACCTTAGAAGAAGGTATTAACCGAATCCTTAAAGAGGGTTTGTTTGAATTAAATAATTAA
- a CDS encoding polyprenyl synthetase family protein gives MYSFQELQDIIEKKISSFDFNNEPKELYEPFIYTLSNGGKRIRPVLTLMACNLFNDKIDDAIYPAAGLEIFHNFTLLHDDIMDNSSLRRNKPTVHIKWNTNVAILSGDAMLIKAYEYISKCKPEIFKNVFKTFNKTALEVCEGQQFDMNFEQKETISINDYLKMIKLKTSVLLGACLKIGAIIGGASSQDTELLYNFGVNIGLAFQIKDDLLDVYGNSETFGKNIGGDIIANKKTYLLIKAFELAKHELLTNLKYQVNAKYFDTKEKISIIKDIYNKLGIKQITEDKINYYYKIALNKLEKLNISPDKKNELEIFAKRLIVRDK, from the coding sequence ATGTATTCTTTTCAGGAATTACAGGACATAATAGAGAAAAAAATAAGTTCTTTCGATTTTAATAACGAACCGAAAGAATTATACGAACCTTTTATCTATACCTTATCTAACGGTGGAAAACGAATCCGTCCTGTATTAACATTAATGGCATGTAATCTGTTTAATGATAAAATTGATGATGCTATTTATCCTGCTGCCGGACTAGAGATATTTCATAATTTTACCTTACTGCATGATGATATTATGGATAATTCATCTTTGCGTAGAAATAAACCAACCGTACATATAAAGTGGAATACAAATGTTGCTATTTTATCAGGAGATGCAATGTTAATAAAAGCTTATGAATATATTTCAAAATGTAAACCTGAAATTTTTAAAAACGTTTTTAAAACATTTAACAAAACAGCATTAGAAGTTTGTGAAGGACAACAGTTTGATATGAATTTCGAACAAAAAGAAACAATCAGCATAAATGATTATTTGAAAATGATAAAACTTAAAACATCTGTTTTGTTAGGTGCCTGTCTTAAAATTGGAGCAATAATTGGAGGAGCATCATCTCAGGATACTGAATTATTATACAATTTTGGAGTAAATATTGGTCTTGCATTTCAAATTAAAGATGATCTGCTTGATGTTTATGGAAATTCTGAAACCTTTGGTAAAAACATCGGTGGAGATATAATAGCAAACAAAAAAACATATTTGTTAATTAAAGCTTTCGAACTTGCAAAACACGAATTATTAACAAATCTTAAATATCAGGTTAATGCTAAATATTTTGACACCAAAGAAAAAATATCTATAATAAAAGATATTTATAATAAGCTTGGTATTAAACAAATAACCGAAGATAAAATAAATTATTATTATAAAATTGCGTTAAACAAGCTTGAAAAATTGAACATTAGTCCTGATAAAAAAAACGAATTAGAAATTTTTGCCAAACGATTAATAGTTAGGGATAAATAA
- a CDS encoding F0F1 ATP synthase subunit beta: protein MSENTGKIIQIIGPVIDISFEQEKSELPNILDALEIKRDDGAMLIVECQQHIGEKTIRAIAMDSTDGLHRGMEVIVTGKPIIMPVGDKIKGRLLNVTGEAIDGIGSLSKEGGYPIHNKPPEFDKLSTESTILFTGIKVIDLLEPYSKGGKIGLFGGAGVGKTVIIMELINNIAKAYSGISIFAGVGERTREGNDLLREMIESGVIQYGNEFLESMEKGGWDLTKVDKKALLESKATLVFGQMNEPPGARARVALSGLSVAEYFRDGDEKSGGRDILFFMDNIFRFTQAGSEVSALLGRMPSAVGYQPTLATEMGNMQERITSTQRGSITSVQAVYVPADDLTDPAPATTFSHLDATTVLNRKIAELGIYPAVDPLDSTSRILVEDVVGKEHYETAQKVKEVLQRYKELQDIIAILGMDELSEEDKLIVHRARRVQRFLSQPFFVAEQFTGLKGAFVPIEDTIKGFNMIINGEVDEYPEAAFNLVGTIEDAIEKGKKLIAEAEK from the coding sequence ATGTCTGAAAATACCGGTAAAATTATCCAGATTATTGGCCCTGTTATTGATATTAGTTTTGAACAGGAAAAAAGTGAATTGCCAAACATTTTAGATGCACTTGAAATTAAACGTGATGATGGTGCCATGTTGATTGTTGAATGCCAACAGCATATTGGAGAAAAAACAATAAGAGCCATCGCAATGGATTCTACTGACGGATTACATCGTGGTATGGAAGTAATAGTAACAGGAAAACCTATAATAATGCCTGTTGGAGACAAAATTAAAGGACGTTTGTTAAACGTTACAGGCGAAGCAATTGATGGTATAGGCTCATTGTCAAAAGAAGGAGGATATCCTATTCATAATAAACCTCCTGAATTTGATAAATTATCAACGGAATCAACAATTTTATTTACCGGAATAAAGGTAATTGATTTGCTTGAACCATATTCAAAAGGTGGAAAAATTGGACTATTTGGCGGAGCCGGAGTTGGTAAAACGGTAATAATCATGGAATTGATTAACAATATTGCTAAAGCATATTCAGGAATATCTATTTTTGCAGGTGTAGGTGAAAGAACAAGAGAAGGAAATGACCTGCTTCGTGAAATGATTGAATCCGGGGTTATTCAATATGGCAACGAGTTTTTAGAAAGCATGGAAAAAGGAGGTTGGGACCTAACAAAGGTTGATAAAAAAGCATTATTAGAATCAAAAGCCACATTGGTTTTCGGACAAATGAATGAACCCCCGGGAGCAAGGGCAAGAGTGGCTCTTTCAGGTTTGTCAGTTGCTGAATATTTTCGTGATGGAGATGAAAAATCAGGAGGACGCGATATACTTTTCTTTATGGATAATATTTTTCGTTTTACACAAGCTGGTTCCGAAGTATCTGCTTTATTAGGCAGAATGCCATCGGCAGTGGGTTATCAACCAACATTAGCAACCGAAATGGGAAATATGCAGGAAAGAATTACATCCACACAACGAGGTTCGATTACTTCAGTACAAGCCGTTTATGTTCCTGCAGACGACTTAACAGACCCTGCTCCTGCAACCACTTTTTCTCATCTTGATGCAACAACCGTTTTAAACAGGAAAATTGCAGAATTGGGCATATATCCTGCTGTTGACCCACTTGATTCAACATCAAGAATTTTAGTCGAAGATGTTGTTGGAAAAGAACATTACGAAACAGCTCAGAAAGTTAAAGAAGTTTTACAGCGATATAAAGAACTGCAGGATATTATTGCTATTCTCGGTATGGATGAGTTATCGGAAGAAGATAAATTAATAGTCCACCGTGCAAGACGGGTTCAGCGTTTCTTGTCTCAGCCGTTTTTTGTAGCAGAACAATTTACAGGACTCAAAGGTGCTTTTGTACCAATCGAAGACACAATTAAAGGATTTAATATGATTATTAATGGCGAGGTCGATGAATATCCCGAAGCAGCATTTAATTTAGTTGGTACAATTGAAGATGCCATTGAAAAAGGTAAAAAACTTATAGCAGAAGCAGAAAAATAA
- the atpC gene encoding ATP synthase F1 subunit epsilon, with protein sequence MYKRLFLEIITPDSKIYEGNIALVKVPGSKGSFEVLLNHAPIISTLDPGEIKIVDAKFKETFIEISGGVIEVKKNNVVILVEKV encoded by the coding sequence ATGTATAAAAGGTTATTTCTTGAAATAATTACACCGGATAGTAAAATATATGAAGGGAATATTGCACTTGTAAAAGTTCCAGGAAGCAAAGGCTCATTTGAAGTCTTATTAAATCATGCGCCTATTATATCAACACTTGATCCCGGAGAAATTAAAATAGTTGATGCTAAATTTAAAGAAACATTTATTGAAATATCAGGAGGTGTAATTGAAGTTAAAAAAAACAATGTTGTTATTTTAGTCGAAAAAGTTTAA